In a genomic window of Paenibacillus sp.:
- a CDS encoding primary-amine oxidase, producing MSINEADVLETDVMHPLEPLSEEEINTAVRILKESGRLGPKARFVSVSLREPDKSVVLNYSPGQTFEREAAAVLLDNADGQCYEAIVSITLGAITSWKDVPGAHPNIMLDEFEECEAAVKASPAFREAIAKRGITDIDLVMVDPWSAGNFGREEEATTRLSRTLSWVRADPTDNGYAHPIEGVIAVVDLNKMEVIRVEDYGVVPMPAKPGNYSPDRIGKLRDDLKPLEITQPEGPSFTVNGHEVEWQKWSIRFGFNPREGLVIHTVSYNDQGKKRPILYRASLSEMVVPYGDPGPTQYTKNAFDAGEYGIGALANSLTYGCDCVGHIQYFDAVMTNSRGEIMKIKNAICMHEEDYGILWKHTDWRTNDVEVRRSRRLVISSISTVANYEYGFFWYFYQDGTIQFEVKLTGILSTGSMPPDANPKYGTMIAPGLYAPNHQHFFNVRLDMMVDGTSNTVYEVNTVSESEGEHNPWGNAFYAQATRLETESAAKRNIDLNTARYWKIVNEREKNEMGQPVGYKLMTGENCAPLAHPSSSVMRRASFITNHVWVTPYDPSQMHAGGQYPNQSDGADGIAAWTAADRPIVDTDVVLWYTMGHNHIPRPEDWPVMPAHYIGFMLKPVGFFAENPGLDVPPTKKASHCSISVAAKNSSCAS from the coding sequence ATGAGCATTAACGAAGCCGACGTGCTGGAAACCGACGTCATGCATCCGCTGGAGCCGTTATCGGAGGAAGAAATCAATACGGCGGTACGAATCTTAAAGGAAAGCGGCCGACTCGGTCCGAAGGCTCGTTTCGTGTCGGTGTCGCTGCGGGAGCCCGATAAGTCGGTCGTGCTGAACTATTCGCCGGGCCAGACCTTCGAGCGCGAAGCGGCGGCTGTGCTCCTCGACAACGCCGACGGTCAATGTTATGAAGCGATCGTCTCCATCACGCTCGGCGCGATTACTTCTTGGAAAGACGTGCCGGGCGCCCATCCGAACATTATGCTGGATGAATTCGAAGAATGCGAGGCGGCGGTGAAGGCGAGCCCCGCATTCCGCGAAGCGATCGCGAAGCGGGGGATTACCGATATCGATCTCGTCATGGTCGATCCTTGGTCCGCTGGCAATTTCGGCCGGGAAGAGGAAGCGACGACCCGTCTGTCCCGCACCTTAAGCTGGGTGCGGGCGGATCCGACGGACAACGGGTACGCGCATCCGATCGAAGGCGTCATCGCCGTCGTCGATTTGAACAAGATGGAGGTGATCCGCGTCGAGGACTACGGCGTCGTGCCTATGCCTGCGAAGCCAGGCAATTACAGCCCTGACCGCATCGGCAAGCTTCGCGACGACTTGAAGCCGCTCGAAATTACGCAGCCGGAAGGGCCGAGCTTCACGGTCAACGGACACGAAGTGGAGTGGCAAAAATGGTCCATTCGCTTCGGCTTTAATCCGCGGGAAGGGCTGGTCATCCATACGGTCAGTTACAACGACCAAGGGAAAAAACGCCCGATCTTGTACCGGGCTTCCTTGTCCGAGATGGTCGTGCCGTATGGCGATCCGGGGCCTACCCAATATACGAAAAACGCCTTCGACGCCGGCGAATACGGCATCGGGGCGTTGGCGAACAGCCTCACGTACGGCTGCGACTGCGTCGGCCACATTCAATATTTCGACGCCGTGATGACGAACAGCCGCGGCGAGATCATGAAAATTAAAAACGCGATCTGCATGCACGAAGAAGATTACGGCATCCTCTGGAAACATACGGATTGGCGTACGAACGACGTCGAGGTGAGGCGCTCGAGACGGCTCGTTATTTCTTCTATATCTACAGTGGCGAATTACGAGTACGGCTTCTTCTGGTACTTCTACCAAGACGGAACGATTCAGTTCGAAGTGAAACTGACGGGCATTTTGTCGACGGGCAGCATGCCGCCGGACGCGAACCCGAAATACGGAACGATGATCGCGCCGGGGCTTTACGCGCCGAATCATCAACACTTCTTTAATGTACGTTTGGACATGATGGTGGACGGCACCTCCAATACGGTTTACGAAGTGAACACTGTATCGGAAAGCGAGGGAGAGCATAATCCATGGGGTAATGCGTTTTACGCTCAAGCGACTAGGCTCGAAACGGAATCGGCGGCGAAGCGCAACATTGACTTGAATACTGCGCGGTATTGGAAAATCGTTAATGAACGCGAAAAGAACGAGATGGGGCAGCCTGTCGGTTATAAGCTGATGACCGGGGAAAACTGCGCCCCGCTCGCGCATCCGTCTTCCAGCGTCATGCGCCGAGCTTCGTTTATTACGAACCATGTATGGGTGACGCCGTACGACCCTTCTCAAATGCATGCAGGCGGGCAATACCCGAATCAAAGCGACGGTGCCGACGGCATCGCGGCGTGGACGGCCGCGGATCGGCCGATCGTCGATACCGACGTCGTGCTCTGGTACACGATGGGGCATAACCATATTCCGCGGCCGGAGGATTGGCCCGTTATGCCTGCGCACTATATCGGGTTTATGTTAAAGCCGGTCGGATTTTTCGCGGAAAACCCTGGTCTCGACGTGCCGCCGACGAAGAAGGCGTCGCACTGCAGCATCAGCGTCGCCGCGAAGAATTCGTCCTGTGCGAGCTGA
- a CDS encoding AAA family ATPase, whose translation MNNRSTLRDANAAVPAAPAADKPSRKIQVVLRNNESYPNQGSTATPSVHPKTLLLQSPFGDIFRELDQMVGLEHVKELVYEIYAMLQISQYRAEAGLQTKPHVFHMIFKGNPGTGKTTVARLIAKLFHRMGVLSKGHFIEVERADLVGEYIGHTAIKTRDLVKKALGGILFIDEAYSLARGGEKDFGKEAIDALVKAMEDHREDFILILAGYSEEMEQFLTLNPGLPSRFPIQIDFGDYSVDELLLIAEQMAKEREYVLLPGAAHRLKQMLTEEKHVFWRSFANARYVRNMLDKAVRNQAVRLLHQHPNVPSKQELMTIRPEDWPTKR comes from the coding sequence ATGAACAACCGCAGCACGCTGAGAGACGCGAACGCAGCCGTTCCCGCCGCTCCCGCCGCCGATAAACCGTCGCGAAAAATTCAAGTCGTTCTCCGCAACAACGAGAGCTACCCGAACCAAGGTTCTACGGCGACGCCGTCGGTTCACCCGAAAACGTTGCTGCTGCAAAGCCCGTTCGGCGACATTTTCCGGGAGCTCGATCAGATGGTCGGCTTGGAGCACGTCAAAGAGCTGGTTTACGAAATTTACGCCATGCTGCAGATCTCCCAATACCGCGCGGAAGCCGGACTGCAGACGAAGCCGCACGTGTTCCATATGATCTTTAAGGGAAATCCGGGAACCGGCAAAACGACGGTCGCTCGTCTGATCGCCAAGCTGTTTCACCGCATGGGCGTGTTGAGCAAAGGGCATTTCATCGAGGTGGAACGCGCGGATTTGGTCGGCGAATACATCGGCCATACGGCTATTAAAACGCGAGATCTGGTCAAGAAGGCGCTCGGCGGCATTTTGTTTATCGACGAGGCGTACAGTCTTGCGAGAGGCGGCGAAAAGGATTTCGGGAAAGAAGCGATCGACGCGCTCGTCAAGGCGATGGAGGATCACAGGGAAGATTTCATTTTGATTCTGGCGGGGTACTCCGAAGAGATGGAGCAATTTTTAACGCTGAATCCGGGGCTGCCGTCGCGCTTTCCGATCCAAATCGACTTCGGCGATTATTCGGTCGACGAATTGCTGTTGATCGCCGAACAAATGGCGAAGGAGCGCGAGTACGTGCTGCTGCCGGGAGCGGCGCACCGGTTGAAGCAAATGCTGACGGAAGAGAAGCATGTGTTCTGGCGTTCGTTCGCCAATGCCAGATACGTGCGAAATATGCTGGATAAAGCGGTGCGGAATCAAGCGGTCCGGCTGCTGCATCAGCATCCGAACGTGCCTTCGAAGCAGGAGTTAATGACGATCCGGCCTGAGGATTGGCCGACGAAGCGGTAG